The region TTTTGAGTGCATCAAGATGGGCAATCATTTTCTTGTGTTTTTCTTCCTCACTCGCCGTCGGTATCGCGGTGTACAAATGAACTCTGTGGAGTGTGATACCCATATTGGGGAAAATAGGCCCTAATCGGTCAACCAAGCGAGTAGCCAAAAGACGATACTCTTTATCGGATGGTCTTAGTTTCTCATCCGCAAGATTTCGCAAGTGCTCATCGTCCAAGAAAATATCAACTCGCTGGTCTTGAATCATATGCACCTTTCGTTCCTCGTGACTCGAAATCCGCCCTGCCGTCTATCCGCCCCTCAGGTGCGTCAGGCTCAGGCCGCCGTCGCAGACGATGTTCTGGCCCACAATCCAGTCGGCGTCCTCGGAGCACAGGAAGGCGACAATCTTCGCCACGTCCTCCGGCGTGCCGATGCGCCCCTTGGGCGTCGCGGCGATGCGCGCGCGCTTCCACTCCTCGTAGCCAGCCGCGTCGCCGCCATACACGTGCGGGTAAAGCGTATTCACTATGGGGCCGGGGCAGACGCTGTTCACGTTGATGCCCTTCGGAGCGAGCTCGCAGGCCAGGTATCTGACCCACGTTTCCATCGCCGCCTTGGCGCCCGCCAGGATGCCGTGCCGGTCAATGACGCGGAGGGTGTCCCACCCGGACACGGCGACGATGCGCCCGCTCTGACGCCCCTCCATCAACGCGACGGCCTGCTGAACAAGGGGCAGGAACGCGTCCACGGTGATGGCGAACGTGCGGCGGACGTTGTGCTCCTTCGCTTCCATGAGTGGTTTGAAGGCGGAGGCCGCGGCGTTGACCACGAGAACGTCCAGGCCGCCGAACTCCGCTTTTACCTGAGCGAACAGGGCGCGGATGTCCTCCGGCTTCTCCAGGTCGGCCTTCACGGGCAGCGCGCGCACGCCCAGGGCGGTCAGCTCCGCCACGGTGGCGCGGGCCGCTTCCTCGTTCTGCTTGTAGTTGACGACGATGTGAGCGCCGCCGCCCGCCAGCCGCAGGGCGATGGCGCGGCCAATCCCTCGGCTGCTGCCGGTGACGAGCGCGACCCTGCCTGCGAGCTTCATGGCTGGTCCTCCTTCGAGATCGGGATACCCCGCCGCCCTGTGTCCCCCTTCTTCTGACAGGAGCGGGAGGATTACCGTGTCATATGTGCTGACTTCAGCCGTTCGGCCGATACGCCCAGCAGCTCGCGCCA is a window of Dehalococcoidia bacterium DNA encoding:
- a CDS encoding SDR family oxidoreductase, whose protein sequence is MKLAGRVALVTGSSRGIGRAIALRLAGGGAHIVVNYKQNEEAARATVAELTALGVRALPVKADLEKPEDIRALFAQVKAEFGGLDVLVVNAAASAFKPLMEAKEHNVRRTFAITVDAFLPLVQQAVALMEGRQSGRIVAVSGWDTLRVIDRHGILAGAKAAMETWVRYLACELAPKGINVNSVCPGPIVNTLYPHVYGGDAAGYEEWKRARIAATPKGRIGTPEDVAKIVAFLCSEDADWIVGQNIVCDGGLSLTHLRGG